GCAGCGGCCACGACCGCACCGGCATCCGTCGGCACCGCGACGCTTCCCGCGGCTTCTTCGGATGAAGGATCGAACACGCCGGCGCTGATCTTCGCCTGCGCCGTCACCAGCCACAGCTGATAGGTCTTCCCTTCGC
The sequence above is a segment of the Candidatus Polarisedimenticolia bacterium genome. Coding sequences within it:
- a CDS encoding anti-sigma factor — encoded protein: EGKTYQLWLVTAQAKISAGVFDPSSEEAAGSVAVPTDAGAVVAAAVTPEPAGGSPQPTGKIILLGKI